In Jeotgalibaca arthritidis, a single genomic region encodes these proteins:
- the manA gene encoding mannose-6-phosphate isomerase, class I, with amino-acid sequence MQEPLFMNPKLQEKIWGGTKLRDIYGYEIPSEHTGECWAISAHLDGVGTISSGSHAGVPLNELYESHPELFGNPSSPVFPLLTKIIDATEDLSVQVHPDDEYGLKHENDLGKTECWYIIDADEGSEIVYGHSAQTKEAFAEMIEAGQWDDLLTRVKVKKGDFFFVPSGTIHAIGAGIMILETQQSSNTTYRVYDYDRLDDNGNGRELHIQQSIDVSMIPHQNPDLFIQTKKLDDNEIVTLIESDYFSVYKWNIQSSIHFDKHAPYTLVSVIEGNGQVIVNDISYPLAKGDHFILPATVTSWDISGNLEVIASNPGPKNS; translated from the coding sequence ATGCAAGAACCATTATTTATGAACCCTAAGCTTCAAGAAAAAATCTGGGGTGGAACAAAGCTACGTGATATCTATGGCTATGAAATCCCAAGTGAGCATACTGGTGAGTGCTGGGCAATTAGTGCCCATTTAGATGGCGTTGGCACTATTTCGTCAGGTAGCCACGCTGGTGTGCCTTTAAATGAATTATATGAATCACATCCTGAGCTATTTGGTAATCCCTCGTCACCTGTGTTTCCTCTATTAACTAAAATTATTGATGCTACTGAAGACTTGTCCGTTCAAGTTCACCCTGATGATGAGTACGGATTAAAGCATGAGAATGACCTAGGTAAGACAGAATGCTGGTATATCATTGATGCGGATGAAGGTTCTGAAATTGTTTATGGACACTCTGCTCAAACAAAGGAAGCTTTTGCTGAGATGATTGAAGCTGGTCAATGGGATGACTTATTGACTCGCGTTAAAGTTAAAAAAGGTGATTTCTTCTTTGTTCCAAGCGGCACCATTCATGCTATTGGAGCGGGAATTATGATTTTAGAGACACAACAGAGTAGTAATACAACTTATCGTGTCTATGACTATGATCGTCTTGATGATAATGGTAATGGTCGTGAATTACATATTCAGCAATCAATTGATGTTTCTATGATTCCTCATCAAAATCCTGATTTGTTTATTCAGACTAAAAAACTAGATGACAATGAGATTGTTACTCTTATTGAAAGTGACTACTTCTCTGTTTATAAATGGAATATTCAATCTAGTATTCATTTTGATAAACATGCACCTTATACTTTAGTCAGTGTTATAGAAGGAAACGGACAAGTTATTGTCAATGACATCTCTTATCCACTTGCTAAAGGTGATCACTTTATTTTACCAGCTACAGTAACCTCTTGGGACATTAGTGGTAACTTGGAAGTCATTGCTTCTAACCCTGGACCAAAAAATAGTTAA
- a CDS encoding ROK family protein, whose product MLVGAIEAGGTKFVCAIGNESNEIIERVSFPTTTPEETLAHVFEFFDQYKLASIGIGSFGPIDINEKSETYGYVLSTPKLAWKDFDFLGAMKERYDIPMGWTTDVNAAALGESEKGAAAGLDNVMYITIGTGVGAGAIVNGQLLEGIGHPEMGHLLVKPHQDDHYDGFCPYHGNCLEGMAAGPSINGRLDMAGKDVDPDHQVWDFMANYIGQALVAYTVILRPERIILGGGVMHAPKMLDKVKEAFDALLGNYVDVPELDSYLVKPGLGDNAGITGAILLANQVK is encoded by the coding sequence ATGCTAGTAGGAGCAATTGAAGCAGGCGGAACAAAATTTGTATGTGCAATTGGAAATGAAAGCAATGAAATTATTGAGCGCGTTTCTTTCCCAACAACGACACCGGAAGAAACATTAGCACACGTTTTTGAATTTTTTGATCAATATAAATTAGCAAGTATCGGAATTGGCTCATTTGGACCGATTGATATTAACGAAAAATCGGAAACTTATGGCTATGTTTTATCAACACCAAAATTGGCATGGAAAGATTTCGACTTCTTAGGAGCTATGAAAGAACGTTATGATATTCCAATGGGATGGACAACGGATGTTAATGCTGCCGCACTAGGTGAATCAGAAAAAGGGGCAGCAGCCGGATTAGATAATGTGATGTATATTACCATTGGAACAGGAGTAGGAGCTGGAGCTATTGTAAATGGTCAATTATTAGAAGGAATTGGTCATCCTGAAATGGGACACTTATTAGTAAAACCACATCAAGATGATCATTATGACGGCTTTTGCCCATACCATGGAAACTGTTTAGAAGGAATGGCAGCAGGTCCTTCTATTAATGGGCGTCTAGATATGGCAGGTAAAGATGTTGATCCAGACCACCAAGTTTGGGATTTCATGGCTAACTACATAGGACAAGCTTTAGTAGCCTATACTGTTATTCTTCGTCCAGAACGTATTATTTTAGGCGGAGGCGTTATGCACGCACCTAAGATGCTAGATAAGGTAAAGGAAGCATTCGATGCCTTACTAGGGAATTATGTTGATGTACCTGAACTTGATTCATATTTAGTGAAACCAGGTTTAGGAGATAATGCAGGAATTACAGGGGCTATCCTCTTAGCTAATCAAGTAAAATAA
- the dnaB gene encoding replicative DNA helicase → MEEAFQNRIPPHSAEAEQSVLGSIFLDPESVVTVLEYLVAVDFYKKSHQLIFDVIVQLYNRNEPIDVVTVTNELQSKDQLENIGGLAYLAEIATIVPTAANVEYYAKIVEEKAILRNLIHSATDIVKSGYEEADQVAVILDSAEQTILQISERRNRSGFIRISDVVNTSLQNIELLSQQSGDVTGIPTGYIALDKMTAGLQKEELIILAARPAVGKTAFALNIAQNVATKADQVVAIFSLEMGAESLVNRMLCAEGNIDAGHLRTGQMSEEEWSNLIMAMATLGQSKIFIDDTPGIRIAEIRAKSRRLMQEQGGLGLIVIDYLQLIEGNNKESRQQEVSDISRQLKKLAKELKVPVIALSQLSRGVEQRQDKRPVLSDIRESGSIEQDADIVAFLYREDYYEREGGEDSAAEPEFENNIVEVIIEKNRSGSRGTVKLLFKKEFNKFSSVSYIPEQE, encoded by the coding sequence ATGGAAGAAGCTTTCCAAAATCGAATACCTCCCCATAGTGCAGAAGCAGAGCAATCTGTATTAGGTTCTATTTTTCTTGATCCTGAATCAGTTGTAACTGTACTAGAATACTTAGTAGCTGTCGATTTTTACAAAAAAAGTCATCAGCTTATTTTTGATGTTATTGTCCAATTATATAATCGTAACGAACCGATTGATGTTGTAACCGTAACTAATGAATTACAGAGCAAAGATCAATTAGAGAATATTGGTGGTCTGGCTTATTTAGCTGAAATCGCAACTATCGTTCCGACTGCAGCCAATGTGGAGTATTATGCTAAGATTGTTGAAGAAAAAGCAATCTTGAGAAATCTAATTCATTCAGCGACCGATATTGTTAAAAGTGGTTACGAAGAAGCTGATCAAGTAGCGGTTATTTTAGATAGTGCGGAGCAGACTATTTTACAAATCTCAGAACGCCGAAATCGCTCAGGTTTTATTCGTATCTCAGATGTGGTTAATACATCCCTACAGAACATTGAATTATTATCTCAGCAGTCAGGCGATGTAACGGGTATTCCAACAGGATATATCGCTTTAGATAAAATGACAGCTGGGTTACAAAAAGAAGAATTAATCATTTTAGCAGCCCGCCCCGCAGTTGGTAAAACGGCATTCGCCTTAAATATTGCTCAAAATGTGGCAACTAAAGCGGATCAAGTTGTTGCCATCTTTAGTTTAGAGATGGGGGCTGAATCACTCGTTAACCGGATGTTATGTGCGGAAGGAAATATTGATGCTGGCCACTTAAGAACAGGTCAGATGAGTGAAGAAGAATGGTCTAATTTAATTATGGCTATGGCGACATTAGGGCAATCTAAGATATTCATTGATGATACACCTGGTATTCGTATAGCAGAAATTCGTGCAAAGAGCCGCCGATTGATGCAAGAACAAGGTGGACTAGGATTAATTGTTATCGACTACTTGCAGCTAATTGAAGGAAATAATAAAGAGAGCCGTCAGCAAGAGGTGTCTGATATTTCCCGTCAGTTAAAGAAACTCGCTAAAGAATTAAAAGTACCTGTTATTGCCTTATCACAATTATCACGTGGTGTTGAACAACGACAAGATAAACGACCTGTACTAAGTGATATTCGTGAATCTGGATCAATCGAACAAGATGCTGACATCGTAGCCTTTCTTTATCGTGAAGATTACTATGAACGTGAAGGTGGAGAAGACTCTGCTGCTGAACCAGAATTCGAAAATAATATCGTAGAAGTTATTATAGAAAAAAACCGTAGTGGATCACGAGGAACGGTTAAACTCTTATTCAAAAAAGAATTTAATAAATTCTCTTCAGTCTCCTATATTCCAGAACAAGAATAG
- the rplI gene encoding 50S ribosomal protein L9, with amino-acid sequence MRVIFLKDVKGKGKKGEIKNVADGYANNFLLKNGLAEEATTSSVSALKGQQKAEDKKAAEELQVAQDLKALLEKEETAITIPAKAGEDNRLFGSITSKQVAEHLNKQHKVKLDKRKINLPNPIRSLGYTRMEVRLHPEVTATLTVHIVAE; translated from the coding sequence ATGAGAGTTATTTTTCTTAAAGATGTAAAAGGTAAAGGTAAGAAAGGTGAAATTAAAAACGTAGCAGATGGTTACGCAAATAATTTCCTTCTTAAAAATGGTTTGGCTGAGGAAGCAACCACTTCAAGTGTTTCTGCTTTAAAAGGCCAACAAAAAGCAGAAGATAAAAAAGCAGCCGAAGAACTGCAAGTGGCACAAGATTTAAAAGCGTTATTGGAAAAAGAAGAAACAGCAATTACCATTCCAGCAAAAGCAGGAGAAGACAATCGCTTGTTCGGATCAATTACAAGTAAACAAGTTGCAGAACATTTAAACAAACAACATAAAGTGAAGCTAGATAAACGTAAAATCAATTTACCAAATCCAATTCGTTCATTAGGATATACACGAATGGAAGTCCGTCTTCACCCAGAAGTAACAGCTACTTTAACCGTTCATATTGTAGCAGAATAA
- a CDS encoding DHH family phosphoesterase, giving the protein MKIREKVEKLPPFIRSNRIKVPAYILLISLILFIVLAFITSWKIGLVLLFVIFIVGGLFYYSTDYLIDETNKYISDLSYRIKKGEQEALIQMPIGILLYNEAQEIQWTNPYLLKYFKTKDILGRKIEDVDSELYEWIEKFKNNEMTKVKWGDRYFEMVIQEDIGVLYLMDITDYAKIEEKYQDERLVFGNVIIDNYDEAVQSMNDRKRSNVNNYITNQLTNWANINNVYLKRVDDDRFIGLMNKKTLQKLEQNKFEIVDQIRERTYKQNFPLTLSMGFSYSTGEVLMRWKDIAQLAQANVDLALARGGDQVVVRAENDEARFYGGKTNPMEKRTRIRARMISHALEELIVNADQVFVMGHNYPDMDVIGSCLGIRRIVQMNNKEAWIVLKSEQLSKDVRRMMAVIDKDSNISKSIIGPEKAAEMITENSLITLVDVHKPSMIPAPELMDVSSNVVIIDHHRRGQEFPDNPVLVYIEPYASSASELITELFEYQSNDIDTINKIEATAMLAGIIVDTRNFSLRTGSRTFDAASYLQSNGADTVLIQEALKEDLDTYLERSHLLETMEFVVPGMAVVNGADDRVYDTVLAAQTADTMLSMEDVEASFVITKRTDGRVGISARSLSKVNVQRIMEKLGGGGHLSNAATQIENVSVSEAKKRLEDVLKDEEEKGETR; this is encoded by the coding sequence ATGAAAATAAGGGAAAAAGTAGAAAAACTTCCTCCATTCATACGTTCAAATCGAATTAAAGTGCCAGCGTATATTTTATTAATTTCATTGATTCTTTTTATCGTATTAGCTTTTATAACGAGTTGGAAAATCGGTTTAGTTTTACTATTTGTCATTTTTATCGTAGGAGGACTCTTCTATTACTCAACTGACTATTTAATAGATGAAACAAACAAGTATATATCTGACTTATCCTATCGTATTAAAAAGGGTGAGCAAGAGGCTCTTATTCAAATGCCAATTGGTATTTTGTTATATAATGAGGCACAAGAAATTCAATGGACTAACCCTTATCTCTTAAAGTATTTTAAAACCAAAGATATATTGGGAAGAAAAATTGAAGATGTTGATTCTGAGCTGTACGAATGGATTGAGAAGTTTAAGAATAATGAAATGACTAAAGTTAAATGGGGAGACCGCTATTTCGAAATGGTTATACAGGAAGATATAGGCGTTCTTTATTTAATGGATATTACGGACTATGCAAAGATTGAAGAAAAGTATCAAGATGAACGTCTAGTGTTTGGAAATGTCATCATAGATAATTATGATGAAGCAGTTCAGTCAATGAATGACCGGAAACGTTCAAATGTAAATAATTATATTACTAACCAGTTAACAAATTGGGCTAACATAAATAATGTTTATTTAAAGCGCGTTGATGATGACCGCTTTATTGGCCTGATGAATAAAAAAACACTGCAAAAATTAGAACAAAACAAATTTGAGATTGTTGATCAAATTAGAGAACGAACGTATAAGCAAAACTTCCCACTGACACTAAGTATGGGATTCTCCTATAGTACGGGAGAAGTTTTGATGAGATGGAAAGACATTGCTCAATTAGCCCAAGCTAATGTTGATTTAGCTTTAGCACGGGGTGGCGATCAAGTTGTCGTAAGAGCTGAAAATGATGAAGCTAGATTTTATGGTGGGAAAACTAATCCAATGGAAAAACGGACCCGTATTCGTGCGAGAATGATTAGTCATGCGTTGGAAGAATTGATCGTCAACGCTGATCAAGTTTTTGTAATGGGGCATAATTATCCTGATATGGACGTTATCGGCTCTTGCTTAGGAATCAGACGAATTGTTCAAATGAATAATAAAGAAGCTTGGATTGTTCTGAAGTCTGAACAGCTTTCGAAAGATGTTAGACGAATGATGGCTGTTATTGATAAGGATTCTAATATTTCTAAGTCTATTATTGGTCCAGAAAAAGCAGCCGAAATGATTACAGAAAACTCACTCATTACACTTGTTGATGTTCACAAACCATCTATGATACCAGCACCAGAATTGATGGACGTTTCATCTAATGTTGTGATTATTGATCATCACAGAAGAGGGCAAGAATTCCCTGATAATCCTGTTTTGGTTTATATTGAGCCTTATGCATCATCTGCTTCTGAATTAATAACAGAATTATTTGAATACCAATCAAATGATATTGATACGATTAACAAAATTGAAGCGACCGCCATGTTAGCAGGTATTATAGTAGATACACGAAACTTTAGCTTGAGAACAGGTTCTCGTACATTCGATGCAGCAAGTTACTTGCAATCAAATGGCGCTGATACCGTGTTAATTCAGGAAGCCTTAAAAGAGGACTTGGATACTTATTTAGAAAGAAGTCATTTACTTGAAACGATGGAGTTTGTTGTTCCAGGAATGGCAGTTGTGAATGGTGCAGATGATAGAGTATACGATACTGTTCTAGCTGCGCAAACTGCTGATACTATGCTTTCAATGGAAGACGTAGAGGCATCCTTTGTTATTACTAAACGTACGGATGGTCGTGTCGGAATTAGCGCAAGAAGTTTGAGTAAAGTCAATGTCCAAAGAATTATGGAAAAACTTGGTGGTGGCGGACATCTATCGAATGCTGCTACTCAAATAGAGAATGTATCAGTATCAGAGGCAAAAAAACGATTAGAAGATGTTTTAAAAGATGAAGAAGAGAAAGGAGAAACACGATGA
- the rpsR gene encoding 30S ribosomal protein S18, with the protein MAQQRGGRRGGRRRKKVCHFCANHIDHVDYKDVDLLKRYVSEKGKILPRRVTGTCAKHQRTLTVSIKRARIIALMPFTIAE; encoded by the coding sequence ATGGCTCAACAACGTGGTGGTCGTCGCGGAGGACGTAGACGTAAAAAAGTATGTCATTTCTGCGCAAATCATATTGATCATGTAGATTACAAAGATGTAGATCTATTAAAACGCTATGTATCTGAGAAAGGTAAAATCTTACCTCGTCGTGTAACAGGTACATGTGCTAAACACCAAAGAACTTTAACAGTTTCAATTAAACGTGCTCGTATTATTGCTTTAATGCCTTTTACGATTGCTGAATAA
- the ssb gene encoding single-stranded DNA-binding protein, with protein MINNVVLTGRLTKDVDLRYTSSGTAVGSFSIAVDRQFKNQQGEKETDFINCVIWRKSAENFANFTRKGSLVGIQGRIQTRNYENQQGQRVYVTEIVVENFTLLESRNVTEQRPRGEANSGGFQGNNNSYQSNQNNSYNNQSYSNQSQNNFSDYNSNDDPFLSSGQSIDISDDDLPF; from the coding sequence ATGATTAATAATGTTGTACTAACAGGAAGATTGACCAAAGATGTAGATTTACGCTATACATCAAGTGGCACTGCAGTAGGATCTTTTTCAATCGCTGTTGATCGTCAATTCAAAAATCAACAAGGTGAAAAAGAAACTGATTTTATTAACTGTGTTATTTGGAGAAAATCAGCGGAAAACTTTGCTAATTTCACTCGCAAAGGTTCTCTAGTAGGTATTCAAGGACGAATTCAAACTAGAAACTATGAAAACCAACAAGGACAACGCGTATACGTTACTGAAATTGTTGTCGAGAACTTTACTCTATTAGAGTCAAGAAACGTTACTGAGCAAAGACCAAGAGGAGAAGCTAATAGCGGCGGATTCCAAGGTAATAATAATTCTTACCAATCTAACCAAAACAACTCTTATAATAATCAGTCTTACTCTAACCAATCTCAAAATAACTTTAGTGATTACAATTCGAATGATGATCCATTCTTATCAAGCGGACAATCAATTGACATTTCAGATGATGATTTGCCATTCTAG
- the rpsF gene encoding 30S ribosomal protein S6 — MTQYEINYIIRPNIEEAAKAELVARFDAILTDNGAEIIESKDWSKRRLAYEINDFREGIYHIVKIKSETAESINEFDRLAKINNDILRHIIVKEEA; from the coding sequence ATGACTCAATACGAAATTAACTACATTATCCGTCCTAACATCGAAGAAGCTGCTAAAGCTGAATTGGTAGCGCGCTTTGACGCAATCTTAACTGATAATGGTGCAGAAATTATTGAATCAAAAGACTGGTCAAAACGTCGTTTAGCATACGAGATTAACGATTTCCGCGAAGGTATCTACCATATCGTGAAAATTAAATCTGAAACTGCTGAATCGATTAACGAATTTGACCGTTTAGCGAAAATCAATAATGACATTCTTCGTCACATTATCGTTAAAGAAGAAGCATAA
- the gyrA gene encoding DNA gyrase subunit A, whose protein sequence is MSEEENKNLDSGMEVRELSKEMRTSFLEYAMSVIVSRALPDVRDGLKPVHRRILYGMNELGITPDKSHKKSARIVGDVMGKYHPHGDSAIYESMVRMAQDFSYRYPLVDGHGNFGSVDGDGAAAMRYTEARMSKLALEMLRDINKDTIDYHDNYDGTEREPDVLPARFPNLLVNGASGIAVGMATNIPPHNLTEVISALHILMKNPDATTADLMEALPGPDFPTGGIVMGKSGIRKAYETGRGSIIVRGRVEIENLKNGKERILITELPYVVNKAKLVERIAELAREKRIEGITDLADESDREGMRVVIDVRRDVSASVILNNLYKLTPLQSSFGFNMLAIVNGIPETLSLKSILYHYLEHQKVVIRRRTEYDKRKAEARAHILEGLRIALDHIDEIVNILRSSPSGDVAKQKFIEDYGLSDRQAQAILDMRMVRLTGLERDKIEGEYNDLMTLIRDLADILASEQRIFEIIEEELLEIQERFGDDRRTELLVGEVLSLEDEDLIEEEEVVITLTHNGYIKRLPSSEFRAQRRGGRGVQGMGIHDDDFIETLITASTHDNLLYFSNQGKVYRNKGYEIPEYGRQAKGLPIINLLNLDANEKIQTIINLRGNGPKEGEYLFFATRQGVVKRTETTEFRNIRQNGLRAINLNENDELIKVALTDGTKKIIIGTHFGYSVSFDENDVRAMGRTATGVRGAKLRDEDYVVGMDLLEEGTKVLAITENGYGKRTSIDEYAIKGRGGKGIKTVNVTEKNGNLVGLATVREDEDIMIITDAGVMIRFHAKDVSEIGRATLGVRLIRLDDGSKVSTMAVVEPEEEETEEIEGSVTEEQATVQNDSEQIKTDMQNFADSLFEDEE, encoded by the coding sequence ATGAGTGAAGAAGAAAATAAAAATCTAGACTCTGGAATGGAAGTCCGCGAACTTAGTAAAGAGATGCGTACGTCATTCTTAGAATATGCCATGAGTGTTATTGTCTCTCGTGCCCTTCCAGATGTCCGAGATGGTTTGAAACCTGTTCACCGCCGTATCTTATATGGAATGAACGAATTAGGGATTACCCCTGATAAATCACATAAAAAATCTGCACGTATTGTTGGGGATGTTATGGGTAAATACCATCCTCACGGTGACAGTGCGATTTACGAATCAATGGTACGGATGGCACAAGATTTCAGTTACCGCTATCCTTTAGTTGATGGCCATGGAAACTTTGGTTCTGTCGATGGTGACGGTGCTGCCGCTATGCGTTATACGGAAGCAAGAATGTCTAAATTAGCCCTTGAAATGTTAAGGGACATCAACAAAGATACGATTGATTATCATGACAACTATGATGGTACAGAGCGAGAGCCAGATGTTTTACCAGCTCGCTTCCCTAACTTATTGGTTAACGGTGCTTCTGGTATCGCAGTAGGTATGGCAACAAACATCCCGCCTCATAACTTAACAGAAGTTATTTCAGCGCTCCATATCTTGATGAAAAATCCAGATGCAACAACAGCTGATTTGATGGAGGCATTACCAGGACCAGACTTCCCAACTGGTGGGATTGTAATGGGTAAATCGGGTATCCGTAAAGCCTATGAAACAGGTCGCGGTTCTATTATTGTCCGTGGTCGCGTTGAAATTGAGAATTTGAAAAATGGTAAAGAACGTATTTTAATTACTGAATTGCCGTATGTGGTTAATAAAGCAAAATTGGTTGAACGAATTGCTGAGTTAGCACGTGAAAAGCGAATTGAAGGAATTACTGACTTGGCTGATGAGTCAGACCGTGAAGGAATGCGTGTCGTTATTGATGTGAGACGTGATGTGAGTGCATCCGTTATTTTAAATAACCTTTACAAGTTAACACCACTTCAATCATCATTTGGCTTCAATATGTTGGCCATTGTGAATGGTATTCCAGAAACATTAAGCTTGAAGAGCATCTTATATCACTATTTAGAGCATCAGAAAGTAGTTATCCGCCGTCGTACAGAATACGATAAGAGAAAGGCAGAAGCTCGTGCTCACATTTTAGAAGGGTTAAGAATTGCCCTTGACCATATTGACGAAATCGTTAATATTTTAAGAAGCTCACCAAGTGGTGATGTCGCTAAACAAAAATTTATTGAGGATTATGGTCTATCTGATCGTCAAGCTCAAGCTATTTTAGATATGCGTATGGTTCGCTTAACAGGCTTAGAACGTGATAAAATCGAAGGTGAATATAACGACTTGATGACGTTAATCCGCGATTTAGCTGATATTCTTGCTAGCGAACAGCGTATTTTTGAAATCATTGAAGAAGAGCTACTAGAAATCCAAGAGCGTTTTGGTGATGACAGAAGAACAGAGTTATTAGTCGGTGAAGTTCTGTCACTAGAAGACGAAGACTTAATTGAAGAAGAAGAAGTCGTGATTACTCTAACTCATAATGGTTACATTAAACGCCTACCAAGCAGCGAATTTAGAGCGCAACGTCGTGGTGGTCGTGGTGTCCAAGGTATGGGAATCCACGATGATGACTTTATCGAAACACTGATTACAGCGTCAACACACGACAACCTCCTTTACTTCTCTAACCAAGGGAAAGTATACCGTAATAAAGGATATGAAATCCCAGAGTATGGTCGCCAAGCTAAGGGATTGCCAATTATTAACTTGTTGAATCTGGATGCTAATGAAAAAATCCAGACCATTATTAATCTACGTGGTAATGGACCAAAAGAAGGCGAGTACCTCTTCTTTGCAACTAGACAAGGTGTTGTAAAACGGACAGAAACAACTGAATTCCGTAATATCCGTCAAAATGGACTACGTGCGATTAACTTAAATGAAAATGACGAATTAATCAAAGTAGCCTTGACTGACGGTACTAAGAAAATCATCATAGGTACGCATTTTGGCTACTCAGTCAGCTTTGATGAAAATGATGTTCGAGCTATGGGACGTACCGCTACAGGTGTCCGTGGAGCTAAATTACGTGACGAGGACTATGTTGTTGGTATGGATCTCCTAGAAGAAGGAACAAAAGTCTTAGCGATTACCGAAAATGGTTATGGTAAACGTACATCTATCGATGAATACGCGATTAAAGGCCGTGGCGGTAAAGGAATTAAGACCGTTAATGTTACTGAGAAAAATGGTAATCTAGTTGGTCTTGCGACTGTTCGTGAAGATGAAGATATCATGATTATTACTGACGCAGGCGTAATGATTCGTTTCCATGCTAAAGATGTATCGGAAATTGGTCGAGCAACGTTAGGTGTTCGCTTAATCCGTCTAGATGATGGTTCTAAAGTATCAACGATGGCTGTTGTTGAACCGGAAGAAGAGGAAACAGAAGAGATTGAAGGATCTGTAACTGAAGAACAAGCAACTGTTCAAAATGATTCAGAACAAATTAAAACAGACATGCAAAATTTTGCGGATAGTCTGTTTGAAGACGAAGAATAA